The Camelina sativa cultivar DH55 chromosome 16, Cs, whole genome shotgun sequence sequence tttCGTTGTTATGATTTTTAACGACGTTAATGTACTCTTTTTACAAACGAAATATTGATTTAAGATCCCTCTTGTTGGTCAACGAAACATCATGAAAACGGAGGTGAAATAAATTATGGTTTGTAGCGGTAATTGAACAGATAAGAAGGAAGggtggggaagagagagaggtgagaaagaggagaagacagAACTGTGAGATTCAGTCGGTTTTTCTTTGGGAAGTCGAAATATTTCTGTGCCCCATTAACCATTTAAACAAAAGATTCAGAGGTGCCAtgtgatagatagatagagcttTCTTAGACGGTGTAagcctactttattatattagatttaCACCAATCAAAAAATAACTTGTGAGCAagttattttgttataattttggTAACTAGATATGTCAATCAGGCCCAGCTCATACATGAGCTTGACCTAATCTGGCCCATATCTAGCCCATATATAATCCCGATCTTGTCCGGCCTGAGAAACATTCAAACCGATGTGTTAAAGCTTGACCCGATTTTGATAGGTTTACCGATcttttttgagaattttcaagtttcactacggaaaaaaataaatttatcatttcTAGAAAGCTAATCACAATAGAAATAACCATTAGTATCACTTAactatttatatgtttaatatgCCAAATAAACTGTTTAGACTTATAtaaaataacacataaaatcaTAAGCTATCGAATTAGGATGTAGGCATGCTTTGTTGCCTTCTATGTCTTCCATGGTATTAATGccttttaaatatttattgttataaaaaacaaattattaataaactttaacaattatatataaagtaagTAAATATGAATAACATATTTTCTTCACATTGATCTAACCACCGATTTGTTGTCTTATCTTACAGCATGATAAGTATTTGGTTGATGTTCCATAATATTTGGTTGATGTTCCACCGATTTGATCTAACCACCGACGGTACATGGTTGATGTTCCATAATATTTTCCAACCATAAGTATTCCAGCATAATACTTACATTTTATCCAATTTTTTATGcacataaatatttaaaccttaGCCCCGTAATTTTTAAAGCTAAGTCAGGTCAACCCGTAGGCTTTAGCCCAAATTTACATGCATATTAATAACTCACTAAACATTAATTAGGCGTTTAAAGAATTAGCACCCAAAAATgcacatttttaaaatacttttactttatatatatgctatgttataattaaaacattttaataaaaaattatttactaaaaaatatattacatatgaaATATATCacataccctaaatgtaaaattgtcaaccaaacctaaaaataattataaaaattaattaaaatatttttagctCATCAATTAGTACTATTTTTGAAAGTTTGTGGTGTATGTGTTATAAttgtctataaaaaaaaatttagtgtaaataaaacaaatatttgtcttattatGAAAGTGGATAAGCTTGAAAGAATGGTGGAATTTAGGCCGATTAGTCTTTGTAATGTAAGTTACAAGATTATTTCTAAGATCTTGTGTTTTCGGCTAAAGAAAATTTTACCGTACACAGTCGGTTTTTGTTTCAGGACATTTGATTACCGATAATATTATTATCGCCCAGGAGATGTTCAATGGGCTAACACAAATCGACAGTGCAAATCGgattttttggcttttaagaCGGATATGAGCAAAGCCTATGATCGCGTAGAATGGTCGTCCCTGGAAGCGATCCTGCATCGGCTGGGTTTTGATGGTAAATGGGTTtcatggattatgtggtgtgttaGTTTAGTCTCTTATCAAGTCCTTATCAATGGGCAGTCCCGAGGTTCTATTTTCCCGGAACGGGGCTTACATCAAAGGGATCATCTTTCTctgtatttgtttattctttgtatGAAAGTTTTGATTGCTGATATTAAAAAGGCTGAGAGGGAGAAAAAGATCACGGGTATCAAACTGACTCGTGATTGCCCACCTTTTTCTCATTTGCTACTCGCAGATGACaacctcttttttttgtaaagcagAAGAGGATGAGTGTAAGAAAGTTATGGATATCATTGGTCAGTATGGTAAAGCCTCGGGTCAAGATGTCAATCTTGCAAAATCATCTATTTTGTTTAGTAAAAAAGTACTAGAACAACTTAGAGAACAGCTTACAACCGTCATTGGTATTTCTAAAGAAGAGGGAATGGGTTCCTATTTAGGTATTCCTAAAAGCCTTGAGGGTTCACGTAATAAGGTCTTCAGCTATGTTCGTGACAGGTTGGATGATCGGGTGAATGGTTGGACGACGAAATATTTATCAAAGGGTGAGAAAGAATTTTTGATTAAACCCGTTGCTCTGGCCCTCCCAACCCatgtaatttcatgttttaaacttCTCACGAATTAACATTCAAAGTTAACTAGCACCATTTCTTCAAATTTCTGGTGGAGTTCCGGTGATAAGGATAAAAGATTATATTGAGTGGCGTGGGATAAGTTGTGTACAGAAAAAGATAAAGGGGGTTTGAGTTTTAGAGCGCTTGATAAATTCAATGCTGTGATGCTTGCTAAACAGTATTGGCGATTGATTCAATTCCCAAATTCCTTATTTGTCCGCGTGTTGTAGGGTTGGTATTTTAGGAACAAACATCCTTTATTGGCTACAAAGCCTTATTCACCGTCGTTTGGTTGGAATAGCATTTTCTcgacaaaaaaaacttagtatTTCAGGGTGCAAGGTGGATGGTGGGCACTGGTTCTAATATTTCGGTATGGCGAGATCTTTGGATTCCTGATAAACATCCTCGTCTCAATTATGGCAGAGATAGACTGTTGTATCCGAATTCAATgttaaatcatttaattaatctgGTCACCATGGAGTGACATTTACCTATTCTTCAAAAGTTTATGGATTCGGAGGATATTCATATTATCCGGAGTATGGCTATAAGCAAGTCTTTTAAGCTATATTGGTTGGTCTGACATTATTCAAAGTCTGGAAAATATACGCCGAAATCGGGTTATAGGTTGTGATAGACTCCTAGGTGAGGATCTATGCCCAAGGACACActttgcaaggtcttgaagaggGATGAAcgaaatgatgaagatgaatgggTTGAAGATGCAGCGGAATGGAGAGATGAACGACGGAGAAGGTGAAGGAGTGGAATTGCAGCGGATTGAAGGGGAAGAACGAAGtgtacttctaagagagatggagatctctTAGACTATATGCTTTATTACAACTTAGATATCACacactaagaagtaaacaagttgagaagatactacacacttctctgatcaaacaagtagaaagaaggttttgattaaaatgtttgatgagaaacaaaagagaactaCATTGTCTTTCTATAGGAGAAGGGGGCACGAAGTAGAAGAGAGGAATTAAAGGCCTAGGAAATCATGAAAGAGCTTTAACAAGGTCAAGCTCATGCATAATGTCTAGGAAAatacaaagcaataaatgcaagtttgaataagagagaaaagatagaaaatgggccaaggcaAAGAGATGGGTCTTGGACTACGAAATGGGCTGGCAAAGAGGtcttgaaaatgttacttaggcctcattaaaaatcttgtcaagaaaacccaaagggacaaaacttgacaagggaaaaagagtgcataagcaacactttaccctttaccgagcaccttgagtTGTGAGCATTGTCCAAGTGGTTTGAGCCACGTCTTCCTGCTTCTTGTACAGCTCCTTGATTAGTCCATTGATAGCTTGGTTGAAACTCCTGGACCTTGATCTTGTTAAAGGACTCGCCGGAACGTTCAACGCTTCCTCCGATGCTTCCTccggtacaagctgctcctccggtgctttctctggttcaagctgctcctccaatGCTTCTTCTGGTGTAAGATGCTCCTCATATCCATCTTCTTTGGTTGAGctgtccatggtctcatcaGGTTGGCTAGGGAGATGGTGGAAGAGGTAGAATATGGCCCAACATGTACGACATTAATATCCCAACCTGGAAACTCTATGTTCCACCTAAAATTAAGCATTTCTTTTGGCAAATTGCATCTAGCACTCTTCTCGTGACGGATTGATTAGCTCATCGATGTGTCTAGTGTGATATCAGGTGTAAAAGATGCGATTCAGCATGTAAGACAATTAACCATGCTCTTTATGATTGTCCTCGTTCGTGTCAGATCTGGGGTTTGTCTCCAAATCAGGCTTCATCAGGGGGTTTTCCTTATGAATCTGTGTATTCGaatcttgattttatttattggaGACTTCCTCTCATTAATGTGACCAAGATGCATTCGACCAATTACCTTGGATATTATGGTCTATTTGGAAGGATATGAATAATAAAGTTATTCAAGGCACGCAACTTGCGCCAGATGAGGTGATTAATCAGGttgttagttataaattattatgGGAGGATGCACAGTCTCAAGTTGTGGTTTCCTTCGACAGTTCAGTTCTATCGGATTCTTTGGTTCCCTCGGTGAATCTCGGGCAAGGTCCTTTTTGTCAAATAGATGGCTCCTGGAACGCATATGACCCTAATTCATGTCTGGGTTGGTGGTGTGGTAATGGCGACGCTTAAACCTTTTTGTTGGGTGCAAGATGTCTTTGGCAAAGTCCTTCCCCACTACATGCAGAGATGGAAGCCCTgctttgggctatggagtgtcTTCTTGCCAATAGAGTTGCTTGCCAGAGTTTTGAGACGGATTGCACAGAACTAGTGGCGATGATTCAAGTCCCTGACGACTAGCCTGCCTTTTCTAATCTCCTGGACAATTTCCACCTATTACGGGCTGCTTTTCCAAACTTCACCTTGTCCAAGATCTCACACTCGTCGAATGTGAGGGTGGATTGTCTTGCTAGGTCCTCTAGATCGTTAATTTCAGCAACttccttttaaaactctttttctctAGTGTGGACTACCAATCTTaaagtttttttctaattagtgttcggttgacaaaataaaaacttgttttagtgttaGACGAAGTCCCCcgcattttattcaaaataggaaattaaaacaataaaaaccaaacGGATCTAAGACTCGCATACCCATTTGCATCCTCACATACAATGGAGTTAACAGCCTCCAGAGGAGAATCAAAACTATGAAAAcctaaagataaagagaaagcaTAGTTCACTAACCCATCAGAAACGTTTAGCCTTCCTATAAAAATGCGAAATACGGACTATCAAGTCCCTCGAAAGAAAGCCGTGGCACAGACGCACCAGAAAAGACAGCGGATGCGAATCATTAATCCCTATCCGTAGAAAACCCACCACAATCTCGGAGTCTACCTCAAGCTCAAGCCGTGTGATCTGTCACTCCCAAGCAATACACAGACCATAGTAGACTCCCCAAAGCTCCGCCAGCAGGGCTGAAGATATACCCAACTCTTCCCTCAGCACCCCACCCACAATAGCTAACCTTGGATTTCTCCTCGAAGCACCATCTGCGTTTAGCTTAGTCCACCTTAATCTTGGTGGAGTCCATGCAATCATCCTTTCCTCACAATCAACACTCGTAGCTTGACCCCTTACACCTTCAAGTGTGCTAATAGGACCTCCGCAACACAGTCCTGTAAAAAATGTACCCGATCTCTACACTTTCCGTCCCTATTGAAGACATTAATGCATCTCCATTTCCACCCCACCATACAGCCATCGCAAACAAAGTAGGCCACTGACATCTATCATCTTCATCCCCACCCCTTAAGTTTTCGAACATCCATTCTTGCAAGGATGTCCCAAAAAAAGAGTGTGCTCTCCTGCAAGGAACCAGTCGTTCCCACACACTGGACATTGTCGGGCAATCACAAAGGACATGTAGAATAGATTCATCCCCGCTTTTGCAAACCTAACATAAGCTCGAATCACTAAGATGTCTCCTACATCTCTCCACATTATTCATGATACATTGATTCACCACCAGCCATATAAAACACGAACCCATTCAGGAGCCACGACTTTCCGCACTCTCTAAAACATTTTTCCCATACTCTGTCTCGGCTTATCATCCCTTGTCAACAACGAGTATGTATATTTCACGGTAACAAACCATCAGAACACTCCCCCCACGATATCCTATCTGTCACCCCTGTAAAATTATCAAGCACCACTGCCGCCAGCTGCAACTGGTTAGTGTGAAGAACATAAGGACCAATACATGCAAAATCCCAACCAGTACCATTCGTCCAAAGATCCTTGACACATACGTCCAATGTTCACCCGACATGTCGACAATACTCACATTCTCTATTGGTGCATTTCCCAAccatttttctttccaaaagcGTACCATGCACCCATCACCAATCACCCAGGCCAATCCCGAGATCACCATTTCCCGTAAACTCATCCTTACACTCCACATAGATGACCATCGACCCTTACACTCTTGCACTTTATATTTATGTCTCAAAATTGGCTCTTTGAGCTAAtccttttaaaaattgttgaccaaaaagatTTACCAAAATATTAGTAAATGCAAAATACCAAATCTTAGAAAacttttaaatctatatattataattatattaaaattagattaATTTCTAAAAGATATACTGCAATATAGGGCGGGGTTTTATctagttatttaaaaaatcataaaatggAAAGTCATCTTACACACATCTATCAAATAGAcacaaaactatatatcaatctttttaaaatcatccaatatatttttttccaagtatatatattatgtcaaaagaaagaaataattacTGTCAAATACAACCTAGGTCACCTCTGTCTATAAACTTACTCTTAAGAGAgtgaaaagatatatatataaaaaaataatacctCCTGGTCCTCCACCAACCCACAAACTTGCCAGCTTAGCCTTCGGTACGCTGTTCCAGCAAATGGCCTCCCCAACTTTAGCCTTAGCCCAATCTCCTCAACTAAAACCTCCAGCCGTAACAGTCACTCGAACAATTCCTCATTGCTGGTCCGAGCTTCCTCTTGATCTCATGCGAATGGTTTTCGAACGCCttggatttttggattttgaccGAGCTAAATCGGTTTGTTCATCTTGGCAATCTGGTTCGAGACAATGTAAGCCAAGCAATAAGATCCCTTGGACAAGAATTATTGTCTCTTGATCAATCCTGAAGATAAAGGAAAGATCTACAAAACTCCACATCTCGGTGACAATTTTGCAAAGAGCATTTGTTTGACGACGTATAGAAGCTGGCTTTTGATGCAACCTCGTTACAAAGAGAAAAAAGCtcttaatctatatatttttgatcTTTTAACCCGCGAGAGAATCAATTTACCAGCTTTCAAGTCAGGAAAAGATGGACTCTCCAACCCGATATTATGGATAGACGAGAAAACCAAAGACTACCTAATTATCGGAATGTCTGATGTAGACACTCTGATTTCTTTCAAGAAAGGAAATAACTCTTGGAAAGAGATCCCCCAGTTACCATTGTCATGCACCGAAGAAATCAGAGTGTACAAAGATCACATGGTATACAAAGATCACATGCTTTTTTTGTCTCAATTGTTCTTTCCTccatatttttgatttttctggaGAAGTTCCGATAAAAGTTTTCAGAACTAGTGTACGTGGATACATACCTACTGAAGGAGGTTACATTAGCCGTCCTTGTAATCCATGTACGTGGAATTACTCTAAGTGTCATATGGTAGTCACTTTAGGTGGAGATGTCTTAATTGTTAAGAGCTTTGGTCCGCTTGAGTCCAAAACATGGACATTTGAAATCTACAAGATGGATCCATCGACGGAGGACAACTGGGAGGAAATCGATTCTCTGGGTGATGAGTCAATACTTCTAGAGTTGGGTATTACGGTGCTTGCTAAGGACCAAGAGGGAATCTCTCGTAACTCCATATACTTCAATGAAAATAAGTATTTTGGGGgatatgaaaataatgaaatcttCGTATTCAGTCTTGATACAAAGATGGTTGAACAGAAACCACAACCATTTGTTTCTTCGTCCATTCCATTGTCTCATGCTCATTAATTCTTATCGAATTTCAAAAGGGAATGAttgataagagagaaaaaagagaaaaaggcaaaaaaaaaaaaaaaaaaaaaaaNGAGAGATAAAAAATTGTGGTATGTAAgcattgaaaataaaagaaatgagacgttgtttttgatgaaatgtGTAATTTATTAATGGATCTAAATactaaagtaatatatttaaaaaattgttaataattttatcaaatataagtaatataaaataagtgacctttttcgttttctctccCATGAATTCGCCCTAGCCGTCGCCCAAAATATCAAATCTCCGTTTGCCCTCTCTGCTGTAGCTGTGAGAGGGCCCCTGTTGCTCTATAGTTCGTTCGTTTGTTTAATTTCTGCTTCCGTTTGTGTCGACTCGGCTAGATCTGGTGGATCGATAGTGTAGTTAGTGGGCTCAGCAAATGAGACGGTCTTCACGGTGAGGCTTGCTCGACGGTATTTGGAGCGTTGTTCGTCCTCCCCCGACGGTTTCAGGAGAAGCCTATCTTGCCTTTGTCAGATCCGGCGCTGTCCTAGTCTCTTAGGTGATGCATCTCGTTTCTGTGGCCATGGGTTCTTGTTGTCTCCTGTTTGAGTAAGCTGACTTTCCCGTCTTTCTCTTGTACCGTTTAGCTAGGGTTAGGTGTTTAGCGTCGTTTGCATTCTTGTTGAACCTTCATTTGGGGAAACTTTTTGGAGGATTCATGGGGGTGATTTGTGATTGTGTTGAGGAAGCGGTTAGAGCACTTATCTCTGGGAGGGTTTCTGATTACAAATAAAGTTGATGATGTCGGATCTTAGGTCAATGGTTGGTTTGAAGAATAATTGCCATTGTGGTTAGCTTGTTCCTGTCTCAGATTTTGTTGTTGGTCTTGTGCCTATCTTCATTTTTAAGCCGCAGATATGGAGTGGTTTGTCAGCTCAAGCCATTGCCTTTTCTCCCAGTCCTTGTCTCCTTGTGTCAGCCTGTGATTCCTTTTATGCTCGGCTCCTTTCTTAGCAGAAGTTTCGTGCATACTGTTTGGTTGGTAGGTTTCAAATCTTACAAATATTTCTTATCCTTGGTGTTCATGGTTTGTGTTAACTTCGTGAAGTTTTGCCTTGCTCCTTGTCCCTGCTTTTCATGATCTATTTAGATATGATTGCTTTTTGAAGGATTCTAGTTAGACGTAATGAGACGCATCAGTCATCGTTGTCGCATATGGGAGTGTGTTTGAGTCTCTATGAACTTCTATGAGTGCTATTTGCTTGTCGGGTTATGATGTCCTTGGTTCTCTAGAGATTGGCTCTCATTGTGATAGGATGAGGTAGTTGTTATGCCGTGGGCATCCGTGATAAATCGCATGTGCAGATGTTTCAGAAGAAAACGTTTTTCTGTTATTCTAGTTCTACCATTTTTTAGGTGTTTGCCTAGTTATTTCTGCTTATAGGGTAAGGAGTTGTCCTCTTTCGATTTGGTTGTTTGTATTTCTTGTCCAGTTTAATTTGTCTCCCTTTTTAGGGCTTAGTTTCCGGGGAGTTTCTTTTTTCCACCGGCGTTTGTCTCAGGAGACTTCTAGTTGTCTGTCGACTTAAGTTTCCCTCGTTTGGGCGTTTGTAATCCTACTTTGGttccaaaacaaattataataaaattcaagatgaccaaaataaaagtaatataaaataagtaaatataaataacatattgCCTTCACATTGGTCTATTCACATTGGTCTAACCACCAAATTGTGGTCATTTCTTACATCTAGCTGCATGATGGACATGGTTGATGTTCCATAATCTTTTCCAACCATAAGTATTTCAAcataatattacattttatctGATTTTTCTGCACATAAATATATAAGCCTGAGCCTAGTAGTTTTCAAAGCTTAGTCGCGCTAACCCTCGGATTTTGGCTCTAATTTACGACTCTATTGACTATTGGTAACTCACTAAACATTAATTAGGTGTTAAAAGAATCATCATctgaaaatacatatttttgaaatacttttaattttttactctttcttttgCCAACTATTAGGCCACAACATGTCAGCTCATTaaccaaattcctacattcctAAGAAGCATGACTCCATCCCTGATATGATGGTATCACCTACAATTAGACTTACTATTAGCCATTGctctaaggtcacttcacaaaaTACCTTTCCTTTATATATGCTATGTTATGATTacatcattttattaaaatgatttactaaaaaatattctatcaaaaatgaaacagatatttaagtatttaatttAAGAAGGGCAATACTCACAAATAGCACATCATCtataaagtttcaaaaattGCACTATATTCCAAAAGTAAATCTGAAACTCAAAATACTTAAGCTTAGtccctaaaaaataaaatctaaatgtaaaattttaaccaaaaaaaaaagataattaaaatatttttagtgtgTCAATTAGTACTATTTTTGAAAGTTTGTGGTGTGTGttataattgtccataaaatttgttgttattcGAAGGAATTTCTCTtaagtttttctataaataactagattaggaaccgcacatcgtgcgggttttaaaattatttagtaaaattaaaaattaagtgaaatatatttttcgaAAATAAAATGATAGATATTTTTAGTTAGAGAGAAGCTTTTactttaatacactaatttatatttttatattttaaaattattattacaattctTACAATAACCTGAAGCTTAATTATCGACCACCAAAATGTTTTCAAACATAAACCattacgaatattattattgacAAATTTCAAAACGAtcaacaacttattcacaaaatgtTTTACAAGCAATCAACCCATCAAAACGTCATCTTATTAGCATCCACGTACAATTTTACTATATGTTTTATCACTAATAATGTATTCTTACAcccttaaatattttattgttaaaatacgctctttatcaccacctataaaatatatctgtgaacaaattaaacaattttttgtctctttatttTCACTTTGACGTAGTTTCTTTTTACCAATAAAATTGCTtactgaaaaaatatttttgatgaaaaactgagaaaaaattTCTACATGGttgcaatgagtttatgaccaacccaataaaatttgagaaattaaaagacagttaaaaaaataaaaaaattataactgcGATGATATAGGAGTCTTagataatttatagatataaaataaaaatactacaacataagaaattcaaaatatttattttaaaaagtaataaataaataatcttaCATATCtctaactgaaaataaaaaaagaaactcaaaataatatataaaaaaaatattttaaaatatcacgaaaatttctaataataaaatcaaatttagctaaataatataactaaaatctaaaaatactacaccataatcaaattaaaatattaaaaagaaggaaTTTACAAATATTGATAGTACGTAGATTCATCATCCAAAATTGTAtaagaaaaatagaataaaagtatTTACCATCGTGTAAGTTGCGAAATTGTTATTTGGAAACCCTATATTTTGGTAAACTATgttaaacaatgaaaatttaaaatatgatgtcTAATATTCATAGATGTGAAAATAGTCAAATTGGTGGAAGTAGTCGGAGACATATACGAAGCGTAATTAAATCCAGCCTTATATGAGGTTTATCTGCAAGTGTCTTTTCGATCATAACAATCTTATCATCACTCATGATACCccgttttcttttgttagcAAGGTTTTCTGATCTCGTAtggtttgtatttgttttttttgttgttcatgaTTTTCTAGTGTacttaaagttttgatttgatatagTATACCTCTTAATatacatctttatataataagacatatgctttattttctacCGGTGATAGGTAagtatttcttttttgtttttggattagttttttttttggtaaatattttttaactttttttctagCGATTAACTtagacatgtgtcaaaatctaaGATCGTTAATTTGATACATGTCGCGATCATGTTAAACAGTAATCTGGACACGTGTCGACATCTTATCAatacaattgacacatgtcacgatttCGTTAGTGAGTAACTTttacatcaagctttatataagaAGATATATCTCAAAATTGGCTTTTTTAtctaatctttttaaaattgttgaccaaaaaactttaccaaaataCTAGTAAATgcaaaataccaaattttagGAAACTTTCTAATCTacagattatatttatattaaaataaaattaatttccaaaaaatatacCGCGTTATAGCACGGGATTTTATcaagttaatttaaaataacataaaaaggAAAGCAATCTCACACACCTATCAAGTAAACACAAAACTAATTATCtatctttttaaaatcatccaatatatttttttcctagtacatatattatttcaaaagaaaaaagtgattAGTGTCAAATACAACCTATTGCACCTCTTTATATAAACTTACTCTAAGAGAgtgaaaaagattaaaaaaaaaaaaaagataataccTCCTCCATCCCACAAACTTGCCAGCTTAGCCGATAAGCTATTCCAGCAAATGGCCTCCCCAACGTTAGCCGTAGCCCAATCTCCTCCTCTAAAACGTCCAGCCGTTTCAGTCACTCGAAAAAATCCTCATTGCTGGTCCGAGCTTCCTTTTGATCTCATGCGAATGGTTTTCCGACGCCTTGGATTTTTGGATTTCGACCGAGCTAAATCGGTTTGTTCATCTTGGCAATCTGGTTCGAGACAATGTAAGCCAAGCAATAAGATCCCTTGGATGGTTCTCTTCCCCGTGGAAAAGAATTATTGTCTCTTGATGAATCCTGAAGATAAAGGAAAGATCTACAAAACTCAACATCTTGGTGACAATTTTGCAAAGAGTATTTGTTTGACGACTTATAGAAGCTGGCTTTTAATGCAACATCGTTACCAAGAGAAAGAAGGTCTTTATGGTACTTATCCAAAGCATGATGTTTATATTCTGGATCTTTTAACCCGCGAGAGAATCAATCTACCAGCGTTCAAGTCAGGAAAAGATGGACTCTCCAACCCGATATTATGGATAGACGAGAAAACCAAAGACTACCTAGTTCTCGGAATGGCTAATTCATTCATTCTGATTTCGTCCAAGAAAGGAAATAACTCGTGGAAAGAGATCCCCCAGTTGCCAAAGTCATGCACCGAAGAATGTTTTAATTGTATGCAAAGTCATCTCCAAAGCCATGCACCGAAGACTGTATACAAAGATCACAAGCTTTATTGTTTCAACTGTTCTTTTCTCCATATTTTCGATTTTTCTGGAGAAGTTCCGCTGAAAGTTTTCAGAACTAGTGCACGTGGATACGTACCGACTGAAGGAGGTTACATTAGCCGTCCTTGTAATCCATGTGTGGGGGATTACTGTAAGTATAATATAGTAGTCACTCTAAGTGGAGATGTCTTAATTGTTAAGGCAGTACTTGTGATCGAAACATGGAGCTTTGAAATCTACAAGATGGATTCATCGACGGAGAACAATTGGGAGGAAATTAATTCTCTGGGAGATGAGTCAATTCTTCTAGAGTTGGGTGTTACGGTGCTTGCTAAGGACCAAGAGGGAATCACTCG is a genomic window containing:
- the LOC104750114 gene encoding F-box protein At1g69090-like, which gives rise to MASPTLAVAQSPPLKRPAVSVTRKNPHCWSELPFDLMRMVFRRLGFLDFDRAKSVCSSWQSGSRQCKPSNKIPWMVLFPVEKNYCLLMNPEDKGKIYKTQHLGDNFAKSICLTTYRSWLLMQHRYQEKEGLYGTYPKHDVYILDLLTRERINLPAFKSGKDGLSNPILWIDEKTKDYLVLGMANSFILISSKKGNNSWKEIPQLPKSCTEECFNCMQSHLQSHAPKTVYKDHKLYCFNCSFLHIFDFSGEVPLKVFRTSARGYVPTEGGYISRPCNPCVGDYCKYNIVVTLSGDVLIVKAVLVIETWSFEIYKMDSSTENNWEEINSLGDESILLELGVTVLAKDQEGITRNSIYFTENKYFGGYDKNGIFIFNLDTKQVEQQPQAFVSSSMPLSHAHWFLPNFKRE